The DNA region atgggcATCGTTTttagaagaaaagaaaaaaagaataaacataataataaaataattggacAAAGCTATAAATGCGAGACattatgccaaaaaaaaatcagtcaaaagCAAAGAAGCAAAGCGATAACACATCAGAGTATTCAGTTTCTCACGAGTCTCGGTCTCAGTCCACGTCAACAAAATCTACGGAAATAAAAGCGTCATTCTGttgctttttttgtattataccaTGGATGAAATTTTAAGTATACAAGAACCAATCATTTTTGATGAATCGATTGCCCATTGTGAGTTACATGCTCGTCAGCCTTATGGCTCTTCAACATTCAATAACAACGATGAAATCCGGATTGGAATTCAACATCAAGATTTATGTGTACTACCAAGTAAAAGTTCACTACATATTACTGGACAATTTCTTACAAGTGACGGAAAATCTGTGCCAAAAACAACTTCATTGGTACGAATGGCAATAGCACACTTGTTTGAAGAAATTCGCTATGAGATAAATGCAATTGAAATTGATCGGAGCAAAAATGTTGGTCTTACGACTCTTATGAAAGGATATATTTCCTTAAGTCCAaatcaaaaatcattattggaGAATGCCGGATGGTTAATGTCTGATGAAgaatcattatttgattcgagtggttattttgatatatcaataccACTGAGCCTGCTGCTAGGATTTGCTGAAgattataaagaaataattatgaatgCAAAACATGAACTCATCCTAATAAGAGCAAATAGTGATGTGAATGCCTGTCTACAAGAACAACCTGCGGAAGGAAAAAGTGgcgaaaaaatacaaattaaacttcaaaaagTGGAATGGATTGTTCCATATATCAAAGTGTCTGATAAGCAGAAAATTCAACTTTGAAATTACATTGCCAAGGATCCATCCATAGCAATCAGTTTTCGTACATGGGAATCGTATGAGTATCCACTATTACTTGCAACTACAAAACAAAATTGGAGTGTGAAAACATCAACACAATTGGAAAAACCGAGATACATAATTTTAGGCTTCCAAACAGGACGAAAAAACTCTGTAACAAACAATTCAAGTgtttttgatcattgtaaCTTGCGTGATGTTAAgctgtttttaaattcacaatcaTATCCTTATGGaactttaaatattgattttgctCATAGTCAATTctcattattatatgatatgtTTGCATATTTCCAAGCTTCCTACTATTACACAGAAACACCACAACCATTATTtacaagacaaaaatttttggaagAAGCTCCACTTATTGTCATAGATTGTTCAaagcaaaatgaatttttaaaatctggaCCAGTAGATATTCGACTCGAATTTGAATCAACAACACAATTTCCAGCTCAAACATCAgcttattgtttgattttacatgatcgaattgttgaatataatcCAATTAGTGGTTCAGTACGCAAGCTCGTTTAATATATGCCTGTAAACTTACCAAtcctatatttataaaaagaatatgtaaaacaaagaataagaaataaataaatcaaataatgtacatgaaaataaaattgttgtatatattattttctccttactgaaaatcaaaaattattattataataaatgaaccaACAAtgtatgttaaaattttttttttcatttatttttattttgacataatGTACAATCTTTTATCATGGGTGATGGCCCGTCAAATTCATCTGATTTTTcgtcttgatgatgataatgttcaATGCAGCGtttatattgaagaaaatctttttttgttttaaatttttctggcAATTTGTCCCATACAGCATTAATTGAGTTTGGTGTAAGCAGGAAAATATATCTCTCTGGTAAATTTGCAATATCTTCTGTTGCCATTTTTTCCAAACTCTCAAGATGACAAAATAGCTGAatcgattttttcaatgatgaaaCTGATCCCCAGGTAGTTCAGAACCGTGCTCTCAATTTTTGTACATTATCCAATGCACAAATAAGAGTCCATAAATTGAGATGATAACTCAGATGgtgaacatagtttttttgacATATCTTAGTTGGTAGTTTGCCATGCGCTGGACAATCCATATCAATCAAATAGATAATAGTTTTAtcgtcttttaaaatattgctgagccattttttattttgaaaatcacATTTGTACATTCGCCGACAGATGACGCTTTCTGATCCAACAGATGGCGTTTATCTGGAGCTTCAGTAGAAATTTTTGTGAAAGTAAGCAACTATTGACAGGCCGTGAACgactgaatatatttttgttatatcgTAGAGGGCGTTCGTATAGCTTTATTTCTTAGAAACAAACTTTGGAAGGGCTTGAGAGactagatttaattttttttcattgtagcAGGCGTTATTGAAGCTTTGATTTTAGAGAATGAATATTGGGatgtgttttataaaattgtaggGGGTGTTTTTGAGACTTTAATCATTGGAATGGATATTGTAAGGCCTATATCggctaaatatatttttattttattgtggaGGGCGTTTTTGAAgctttatttcttaaaaaaatttcaggagGCCTTAAAAGCCTAAAAGATAAAAGGTGGTATACGTACTGATAAATCATAGTCAGCAGTTTTCTTGGTTTCCAGATTGaacatttatttcttttaagtACAGACAAAGTTCAGCGGGAAGCAACTGTCTTGGCTTtcaaattaaacatttatttttttaatacggaAAAAGTACAGCAGATTAATATCGttagaacaaaaaatttactcaCCATTCGATGcaactgttgttttttttcatgtacgGCATACATACGGATAAAATACGGCGAATGTACGGATAAAGTAGGGCGTACGTACAGATAAAGTACGGCACATGTGTAAAGTACGTTCAGATCGGATACAACAAGCTGAGACATTTTTAAAAgcgtaaaagaaaaatcaattatctGTTGTTCCGAAAAAAAACCTTTCTCGGctttccaatattttttttcaagtacggCATCCATACGGATAAAATACGGCGTATGTACTGATCGAGTACAGTGAGAGTACGGCGTATATACGGATGAAGTACGGAAGATGTATAATGTACGTCCAGATCGAATACAACAAGCTATGACATTTTAAAAAgcgtaaaagaaaaatcaattaaatatctgTTGTTCCGAAAAATACTTTTCTCGGctttcgaatattttttttcaagtacggCATACATGCGGATAAAATACGGCGTATGTACGGATAAAGTAGGGCGTACATACGGATAAAGTACGGCACATGTGTAGAGTACGTCCAGATCGAATACAACAAGCtatgacatttttaaaagcgtaaaagaaaaattaattatctgttgttccgaaaaaaaacttttctcgGCTTcccaatatttttcttcaagtacGGCATCCATATGGATAAAATACGGCGTATGTACTGATCGAGTACATTGAGCTATTCTTTGATTTAATTGTACGAATATATTAAGAGTACGGCATACTTACGAATAAGGTATGGCGTATGTACGGATAAAGTACGGATAAAGTACGGAACATGTAAAGAGTACGTCCAGATCGTATACAACAAGCCATGATATTTACAGAAGCATAACGAAACATCAATTGAATATCTGATGTTCCGAAAAATACATTTCTCGGCTTTCAAATGTTGTTTTTTCGAGTACGGCATCCATACGGATAAAAAGAGTACGGCCTACGTATGGATAAGATACGGCGTACATACGGATAAAGATGCATGGAATACGTCCGGATAAAATACGACAGGCTATGAATTTTTCGATTATCTACAGATGCGGagatttttatgaaaattgccattctaaatggtaaaaaaataaataaacaattaaatatctatTGTTCTGGAAAGCagcttttttagtttttaaattcattttttttcacgtaCAGAATACGGGATACATTCAAACAAAATATGCCAAAGGTACAGAGTAAGTACGGCATATGTATGGATAGAATACGGCAGATGTATAAAGTACGTCCGGATCTAATACTCTAAGGCTATGCCTTTttcaaatgagaaaaaaaaaaagcatctgTTGTTCCGGAAAATACCTTTCTCGgcttttaaatagttttttttcaagtatggCATACATACGGATAGAATACGGCGTATATACCGATAAAGTACGGCGGGCTAATTTCTGATTTTTAGgttgtaattttaaacattcatTTAATTCAAGTATGGTTAAAGTACGACATGCGTACTGATGAAGTATCACATATATACGGATGAAATATGGCAGCATGTTATACTGAAAAGgaattaaataactttttttacgGAAAACAGCTTTcttgtttttcaaatacatttaaatacattaaaatctcttttaattttttcctctatgatagagttgagctatcctggggaaattttttttttcattatattgtCAAGGGTCTAaaatgaattagaaaaaaaaaattcgagggTAGTTCAACTatatcatagttaaaaaaaataaaaagtcaaaaaCCACCCCCTACACTCTTTGACCATTCCAAAGATTCCCAATTTTTTCCTGATCTATCTTAGATCCTcgaaaatcaaaagaaaaagaaataacgaggatagctcaacttTATcctagttaaaaaaaataaaaacagtcaAAATCCACCTTCTACTCCCCTTCGACCAGTTTAAAAATTCCCAATTTTTCTCCTAAATTATCTTCCATTCTAAtcaatcgaataaaaaaaaaattacgacgaTAGCTCAACTCTATCCTAGTTAAAAAGAATGAAAACAGTTGAAATCTACCCTCTACCCCCCCTTGATCATTCAAAAattcctaatttttttttaatttcgctTAGATCCTAAAcaatttatcgaaaaaaaaaattacgaggatgtCTCAACCCcatcatagacaaaaaaaataaaagcagaTAAAAGTCGATCcacacatatttatttataaccatAAATCgacttttttgtttgtatCGACTAATATCGATATACCTACATGAACATATCAATCGCagtcaatttttattcaaataaatttttaaatttggaaTATTGCAACAATATTACACTCCCGCGTACGGCAAGTTCCCTGCcctaatcataatattattggagttattattatttatagtaatattattcatatataaccatagAAAACTATTTTACCGGCATATTCCGcgggcatttaaaaatttaaaaattcaagatggcctcctatgaaaaaaataaataaatatataaataaaataaataaataatataataataataaaaataataataataatagaaatccATTATGTAATCTTACGAAATGAAATCGGGACCCCCCATGACGACGGcgctcaaattaattaattaattcgcgGACCCCTGGGGTGGGCCCTCGCGCATTCCGCAAAATCACCCGCGAATCACAGTGGGGGGGTCGCGGGTTTCGGGGGGCACAGCAGGGGGCTGGTCCAGAACTCTCCAATGTATACTACTATTATCACCACAACTTATACATCCTGACATTTTACAAGCATTAACAACATTCATTGAGACATTAGAAACAACGacgttaaaatataaaaataatcacaaaaaaaataatatcatcatcaccacaactTATACATCCTGACATTTTACAAGCATTAACAACATTCATTGAGACATTAGAAACAACgaggttaaaaaataaaaataatcacaaaaacaataatatcatcatcatcaccacaactCATACATTCTGACATTTTACAAGCATTAACAACATTCATTGAGACATTAGAAACGACGAcgttcaaatataaaaataattacaaaaaaaataatatcatcatcaccacagCTCACACATCCTGACATTTCACAAGCATTAACAACACTCATTGAGACATTAGAAACAACGACgttagaatataaaaaaaatcacaaaaaaataatatcatcatcatcaccacaactTATACATCCTGACATTTTACAAGCATTAACAACATTCATTGAGACATTAGAAACAACgaggttaaaaaataaaaataatcacaaaaacaataatatcatcatcatcaccacaactCATACATTCTGACATTTTACAAGCATTAACAACATTCATTGAGACATTAGAAACGACGAcgttcaaatataaaaataattacaaaaaaaataatatcatcatcaccacagCTCACACATCCTGACATTTCACAAGCATTAACAACATTCATTGAGACATTAGAAACAACgacgttgaaaaaataaaataatcacaaaaaaaaaaaaaaatatcgtaatcATCACCACAGCTCACACATCCTGACATATTACAAGCATTAACAACACTCATTGAGACATTAGAAACAAcgacgttaaaaaataaaaatattcacgaaaaaaaaaaaatatcataatcatTACCACAACTCTTACATTCTGACATATCACAAGCATTAACAACACTCATTGAGACATTAGAAACAacgacgttaaaaaaaaaaaatattcacaaaaaaaaaaaaatatcataatcatTACCACAACTCACACATCCTGACATATTACAAGCATTAACAACACTCATTGAGACATTAGAAACAACGACgttagaatataaaaataatcacaaaaaaaataatatcataatcaTTACCACAACTCATACATTCTGACATATCACAAGCATTAACAACACACATTTAGACATTAGAAACAacgacgttaaaaaaaaaaaataatcacaaaaaaaaaaatatcatcatcaccacaacaTACATCCTGACATTTCACAAGCATGAACAACACTCATTGAGACATTCGAAACAACGACgttagaatataaaaataatcacaaaaaataaatcatatcatcatcatcatcccaCAACTCACATCTGACATAGAAGCATTAACAACACGCATTAGGACATTAGAAACAAcgacgttaaaaaataaaaatattcacaaaaaaaaaaaaaaattagcgtgttgcgagtacgcgcgggggaagtgaaacttctttcagagtagtttcatgtcacgctgaatattaataataataataataatcataatatttatcctgacaataatattcgtatattaatattattagttaataataattattagtatttatatttcgaatattattattataaattttattatttatatcgtcacattaatggaagaagggcgtaagtgccatttttaggaattttttttttctaaaagaaaaagggcgtgagtgcgaatttataaatttt from Aphidius gifuensis isolate YNYX2018 linkage group LG5, ASM1490517v1, whole genome shotgun sequence includes:
- the LOC122856432 gene encoding uncharacterized protein LOC122856432 → MDEILSIQEPIIFDESIAHCELHARQPYGSSTFNNNDEIRIGIQHQDLCVLPSKSSLHITGQFLTSDGKSVPKTTSLVRMAIAHLFEEIRYEINAIEIDRSKNVGLTTLMKGYISLSPNQKSLLENAGWLMSDEESLFDSSGYFDISIPLSLLLGFAEDYKEIIMNAKHELILIRANSDVNACLQEQPAEGKSGEKIQIKLQKVEWIDPSIAISFRTWESYEYPLLLATTKQNWSVKTSTQLEKPRYIILGFQTGRKNSVTNNSSVFDHCNLRDVKLFLNSQSYPYGTLNIDFAHSQFSLLYDMFAYFQASYYYTETPQPLFTRQKFLEEAPLIVIDCSKQNEFLKSGPVDIRLEFESTTQFPAQTSAYCLILHDRIVEYNPISGSVRKLV